The following proteins are encoded in a genomic region of Arcobacter cloacae:
- a CDS encoding rod shape-determining protein, with translation MFLDKLIGLFSNDMAIDLGTANTIVSVRGKGIIINEPSVVAVQSDKNGRDRILAVGQEAKQMIGKTPLNIQAVRPMQDGVIADFEMTERMIRYFIEKAHSRKSFVRPRIIICIPYGITQVEKKAVEESAMSAGAREVFLVEEPMAAAIGAGIPVSDPDGYVVVDIGGGTTEIGVTSLGGLVLCKSIKVAGDKFDKSIIEHVRQNYNLFIGERTAETIKIEIGTAIKLDTELKMKVKGRDNSGLLSTIELGSEGVRVAIKEPLKEIVSAIKSVLENMPPDLASDIVDNGVIITGGGALIRGLDTYLSDIIKLPVKVANEPLLSVAYGTSQVLDEPELLKLITNA, from the coding sequence GTGTTTTTAGATAAATTAATAGGTCTGTTTTCAAATGATATGGCGATTGACTTAGGAACTGCTAATACAATCGTTTCGGTTAGAGGGAAAGGTATTATAATAAATGAACCATCTGTTGTTGCTGTTCAAAGTGACAAAAATGGAAGAGATAGAATTTTAGCTGTTGGTCAAGAGGCAAAACAGATGATAGGAAAAACTCCTTTAAATATTCAAGCTGTTCGTCCAATGCAAGATGGAGTTATTGCAGATTTTGAAATGACTGAAAGAATGATTAGATATTTTATCGAAAAAGCACACTCAAGAAAATCTTTTGTAAGACCTAGAATTATTATTTGTATTCCTTATGGAATTACTCAAGTTGAGAAAAAAGCTGTTGAAGAATCAGCTATGAGTGCAGGAGCAAGAGAAGTATTTTTAGTAGAAGAACCTATGGCTGCTGCAATTGGTGCAGGTATTCCTGTATCAGATCCTGATGGTTATGTTGTTGTTGATATTGGTGGAGGAACTACTGAAATTGGTGTTACTTCACTTGGAGGACTTGTTTTATGTAAGTCTATCAAAGTAGCTGGTGATAAATTTGACAAATCAATTATTGAGCATGTTAGACAAAACTATAACTTATTTATTGGTGAAAGAACAGCAGAAACAATTAAAATTGAAATTGGAACAGCTATAAAACTTGATACTGAATTAAAAATGAAAGTAAAAGGAAGAGATAACTCAGGACTTTTATCAACTATTGAATTAGGAAGTGAAGGGGTTAGAGTAGCTATAAAAGAACCTTTAAAAGAGATTGTTTCAGCAATTAAAAGTGTTTTAGAAAATATGCCACCTGATTTAGCAAGTGATATTGTAGACAATGGTGTTATTATCACAGGTGGAGGAGCTTTAATTAGAGGATTAGATACATATCTATCTGATATTATTAAACTTCCTGTAAAAGTTGCTAATGAACCTTTATTATCAGTAGCTTATGGAACAAGTCAAGTTCTTGATGAACCGGAATTATTAAAATTAATTACTAATGCGTAA
- a CDS encoding sodium-dependent transporter encodes MHKNRFTRIGFILAAAGSAVGLGNIWKFPYITGENGGGVFVLVYLATVFFIGMSIFVAEVLIGSNSNKDAVTAFETLAPKESKYWKYSGFSFLTGLLILTFYSVVIGWIFHYIVLSISSLPTNFKESEDVFTNFLKNDILSQFLYYTLTFIIIAYTISKGVKKGIEKLNNILMPSLIGILIFLLIYSIQLDGFYKAVEFMFYPNFEKFHTSSIIVAVGHAFFTLSIGMVTILTYAASLDKNVNIVKASTYIVIMDTLIALVAGLIIFSITFTAAQEPSKGAGLVFITLPAIFYEMGTIGIYLALLFFIALAFAAITSAVSILEPTVMYLVERKNISRKKATYGVAFFAYLVGIFVLLSNTDAYSQTLTFGSKNLFDWFDFISSAILMPIGGILIAIFVGYVLDKEVSKKAIIPYTGETFYNIWLFTIRYLAPISIIAIMLKEIGII; translated from the coding sequence ATGCATAAAAATAGATTTACTAGAATAGGATTTATTCTAGCAGCAGCAGGAAGTGCTGTTGGTCTTGGAAATATATGGAAGTTTCCATATATTACAGGTGAAAATGGTGGCGGTGTTTTTGTACTTGTTTATTTAGCTACAGTATTTTTTATAGGAATGTCCATATTTGTAGCAGAAGTTTTAATAGGAAGTAATTCAAATAAAGATGCTGTTACAGCTTTTGAAACCTTGGCTCCAAAAGAGAGTAAATATTGGAAATATAGTGGTTTTTCTTTTTTAACTGGTCTTTTAATTCTAACTTTTTATTCAGTTGTTATTGGATGGATTTTTCATTATATTGTTTTATCTATCTCTTCTTTACCAACAAATTTTAAAGAATCTGAAGATGTTTTTACAAACTTTCTAAAAAATGATATTTTAAGTCAATTTCTTTACTATACTTTAACTTTCATAATCATTGCTTATACCATTTCAAAAGGTGTAAAAAAAGGAATTGAAAAATTAAATAATATCTTAATGCCCTCTTTAATAGGTATTTTAATTTTTTTACTTATTTATTCTATTCAACTTGATGGTTTTTATAAAGCAGTTGAATTTATGTTTTATCCAAATTTTGAGAAATTTCATACAAGTTCAATTATAGTTGCCGTTGGTCATGCATTTTTTACTCTTTCTATTGGAATGGTGACAATTTTAACATATGCAGCATCTTTAGATAAAAACGTAAATATTGTAAAAGCATCAACTTATATTGTAATTATGGATACACTAATAGCTCTTGTTGCTGGACTTATTATATTTTCTATTACATTCACAGCTGCTCAAGAACCAAGTAAAGGAGCTGGATTAGTATTTATCACTCTTCCTGCAATTTTTTATGAAATGGGAACTATTGGTATTTATTTAGCACTTTTATTTTTTATAGCACTAGCTTTTGCTGCCATTACTTCAGCTGTTTCAATATTAGAACCAACTGTTATGTATTTAGTTGAAAGAAAAAATATTTCAAGAAAAAAAGCAACCTATGGTGTTGCTTTTTTTGCTTATTTAGTTGGAATTTTTGTATTACTTTCAAATACAGATGCATATTCACAAACTCTAACATTTGGAAGTAAAAACCTTTTTGATTGGTTTGATTTTATAAGTTCAGCTATTTTAATGCCAATTGGTGGAATTTTAATTGCTATATTTGTAGGATATGTTTTAGATAAAGAGGTATCAAAAAAAGCAATTATTCCATACACAGGAGAGACTTTCTACAACATCTGGTTATTTACAATCAGATATTTAGCTCCTATTTCAATAATTGCAATTATGTTAAAAGAGATTGGTATTATTTAA
- a CDS encoding NAD(P)/FAD-dependent oxidoreductase: MERIVIIGGGYAGIYALRELVKNKNIKITLIDKHTYHNLQPEVYDLIANKSNFADVTIDLTTLCRGFNHNHLEFKNLKVRKIDQHAKKIFTEEQEIVEYDYLIMAAGTRTFFPSSIPGLNNADDIKKLHRAITFKQSFERQLFEKIKNEAKQCADTHIVVVGAGLSGVEIAAEMAYYANKFFQRGNFSCDNLKISLISSSSSILPGLKQDLINISQQRLKSLGINIITNTKLQKVEDGYCYLSNGTKINHSFVVFTGGVESSTITAELDDVAKNNRGQIIVNEFMQTDKYENIFAVGDIAEIRNLKGEIMPPNVTIARISGTNAGKNVLNMIAKRPLEKCNPKLDGILIALGGEYAAGDIYGILTVKGRLAYEIKKYVFHSYRKPLIKLIKKGYAKLKRF, from the coding sequence ATGGAGAGAATTGTTATTATTGGTGGTGGATATGCGGGAATTTACGCATTAAGAGAGTTAGTTAAAAACAAAAATATAAAAATTACGTTAATAGATAAACATACCTATCACAATCTACAACCCGAAGTTTATGATTTAATTGCAAATAAATCAAACTTTGCAGATGTAACTATAGATTTAACTACATTATGTAGAGGTTTTAATCACAATCATTTAGAATTTAAAAACTTAAAAGTACGAAAAATTGACCAGCATGCAAAAAAAATTTTTACAGAAGAACAAGAGATAGTTGAATATGATTATTTGATTATGGCAGCTGGAACTAGAACATTTTTCCCTTCTAGTATTCCAGGATTAAATAATGCTGATGATATCAAGAAACTTCATAGAGCAATTACTTTTAAACAGAGTTTTGAAAGACAACTTTTTGAAAAAATAAAAAATGAAGCTAAACAGTGTGCTGATACACATATTGTTGTTGTTGGAGCTGGTCTTTCAGGAGTTGAAATAGCTGCTGAAATGGCATATTATGCAAATAAATTCTTCCAAAGGGGAAATTTCTCTTGTGATAATCTAAAAATCTCTTTAATTAGTAGTTCATCTTCTATTCTTCCTGGTTTAAAGCAAGATTTGATAAATATTTCGCAACAAAGATTAAAATCTTTAGGAATTAATATCATCACAAACACAAAACTTCAAAAAGTTGAAGATGGTTACTGTTATTTATCAAATGGAACAAAAATAAACCACTCTTTTGTAGTATTTACAGGAGGAGTTGAATCTTCTACAATAACAGCAGAACTTGATGATGTAGCAAAAAATAATAGAGGTCAAATAATTGTAAATGAGTTCATGCAAACAGATAAATATGAAAATATTTTTGCAGTTGGGGATATAGCAGAAATTAGAAATCTAAAAGGCGAAATTATGCCTCCAAATGTAACTATTGCAAGAATTAGTGGAACAAATGCAGGGAAAAATGTATTGAATATGATTGCAAAACGTCCTTTAGAAAAATGTAATCCAAAACTTGATGGAATTTTAATAGCACTTGGTGGAGAATATGCAGCAGGAGATATTTATGGAATTCTTACTGTAAAAGGAAGATTGGCTTACGAAATTAAAAAATATGTTTTCCATTCATATAGAAAACCTTTAATCAAATTAATCAAAAAAGGTTATGCAAAACTAAAAAGATTCTAA
- the lpxB gene encoding lipid-A-disaccharide synthase: MKLLVCAMEASSNIHLKELKKHLPNSVELCGVFDKELGNPLYDLTSMAIMGIVDALKKIRFFFKLRDELVELAKDCDKVLLMDSSGFNLPLAKKLRETYPNKEIIYYILPQAWAWKKGRVKKLEAYCSKLCSIIPFESEMYSDKNKISYVGHPLLDEITVFKDEIKQTNKIAFMPGSRKTEITNLMPIFKELIKKIPNKEYILIIPAKFDDEYINKIYGDICDFTISRNAHESLIEAEYAFICSGTATLEAALIGTPFTLSYIAKKIDFFIGNLFVKLNYVGLANIFFEKMGKKSLHSEFLQENVTVENLFNDYINLDKKLFFENSKILRDYLQNGSSQNVAQIIIN; this comes from the coding sequence ATGAAACTACTTGTATGTGCTATGGAAGCCTCATCTAATATCCATCTAAAAGAGTTAAAAAAACATTTACCAAATAGTGTTGAATTATGTGGGGTTTTTGATAAAGAATTAGGTAATCCACTTTATGACTTAACTTCAATGGCTATTATGGGAATAGTCGATGCTTTGAAAAAAATCAGGTTCTTTTTTAAACTTCGTGATGAATTAGTTGAGCTAGCAAAAGATTGTGACAAAGTACTATTAATGGATAGTTCTGGTTTTAATCTTCCATTAGCAAAAAAGTTAAGAGAAACTTATCCAAATAAAGAGATTATTTACTATATTTTACCTCAAGCTTGGGCATGGAAAAAAGGAAGGGTTAAGAAACTTGAAGCATATTGTTCAAAACTTTGCTCAATTATTCCTTTTGAAAGTGAAATGTATAGTGATAAAAATAAGATTTCTTATGTGGGACATCCCTTATTAGATGAAATAACTGTTTTCAAAGATGAGATAAAACAGACTAATAAAATAGCTTTTATGCCAGGAAGCAGAAAAACAGAAATTACAAATTTAATGCCAATTTTTAAAGAATTAATCAAAAAAATTCCAAATAAAGAGTATATCTTAATAATTCCAGCAAAATTTGATGATGAATATATAAATAAAATTTATGGAGATATCTGTGATTTTACTATTTCAAGAAATGCCCATGAAAGTCTAATAGAAGCTGAATATGCTTTTATTTGTTCAGGTACAGCAACTCTTGAAGCAGCACTAATTGGAACTCCTTTTACTCTATCTTATATAGCTAAAAAAATAGATTTTTTTATTGGAAATCTATTTGTAAAATTAAATTATGTGGGTTTAGCAAATATATTTTTTGAAAAAATGGGAAAAAAATCTCTTCATAGTGAATTTTTACAAGAAAATGTTACTGTTGAAAATCTTTTTAATGATTATATTAACTTGGATAAAAAATTATTTTTTGAGAATTCTAAAATTTTAAGAGACTATCTACAAAATGGAAGTTCACAAAATGTGGCACAGATTATAATAAACTAA
- the clpX gene encoding ATP-dependent Clp protease ATP-binding subunit ClpX: MSKIICDFCGATDTRDNPVIAGDNACICKACVNAAHEIMSGNLPIEEINKDSSELKEIKIKTPAELKKILDEYVIGQERAKKVLSVAVYNHYKRIFRHNEINDDTELNKSNVLLIGPTGSGKTLLAQTISKYLDVPLAIADATSLTEAGYVGDDVENVVTRLVQAADGDIKKAERGIIFIDEVDKVARMSENRSITRDVSGEGVQQALLKIVEGSVVNVPPKGGRKHPGQDALQVDTTNILFICGGAFDGLEDIIKKKQGSNVLGFNQDKKSKNDHDKVIAKVETDDLVKYGLIPELIGRLHMVATLNEITEDDMVHILTEPKNALIKQYIKLFEMDDVKLEFEKDALKELARLAIARKTGARGLRSILEDIMLDIMFDLPKYKNKTITITKEVVQKTKEPKVA, translated from the coding sequence ATGAGTAAGATTATATGTGATTTTTGTGGAGCAACTGATACAAGAGATAATCCAGTAATTGCTGGAGATAATGCTTGTATCTGCAAAGCTTGTGTAAATGCAGCACATGAAATAATGAGTGGAAATCTTCCAATCGAAGAGATAAATAAAGATTCTTCTGAATTAAAAGAGATAAAAATCAAAACTCCAGCTGAATTGAAAAAAATATTAGATGAATATGTAATAGGACAAGAAAGAGCAAAAAAAGTTCTTTCAGTTGCTGTTTATAATCATTATAAAAGAATATTCAGACACAATGAAATAAATGATGATACAGAATTAAATAAATCAAACGTGTTGTTAATTGGTCCAACAGGTTCTGGAAAAACTCTTTTAGCTCAAACTATTTCTAAATACCTTGATGTACCACTAGCTATCGCCGATGCAACTTCTTTAACAGAAGCTGGTTATGTAGGTGATGATGTTGAAAATGTTGTAACAAGACTTGTTCAAGCAGCAGATGGTGATATAAAAAAAGCAGAACGTGGAATTATCTTTATCGATGAAGTTGATAAAGTTGCAAGAATGAGTGAAAATAGAAGTATTACAAGGGATGTATCAGGAGAAGGCGTTCAGCAAGCGCTTCTTAAAATTGTTGAAGGAAGTGTTGTAAATGTTCCACCAAAAGGTGGAAGAAAACATCCAGGTCAAGATGCGCTTCAAGTTGATACTACAAATATTTTATTTATTTGTGGTGGAGCTTTTGATGGACTTGAAGATATTATCAAGAAAAAACAAGGTTCAAATGTACTTGGATTTAATCAAGACAAAAAATCAAAAAATGACCATGATAAAGTTATTGCAAAAGTAGAAACTGATGATTTAGTAAAATATGGTTTAATTCCTGAATTAATAGGAAGACTTCATATGGTTGCTACATTAAATGAAATAACTGAAGATGATATGGTACATATTTTAACTGAACCAAAAAATGCTTTAATAAAACAATATATTAAACTTTTTGAAATGGATGATGTTAAATTAGAATTTGAGAAAGATGCATTAAAAGAGTTAGCAAGACTTGCAATTGCTAGAAAAACTGGAGCAAGAGGATTACGTTCAATTTTAGAAGATATCATGCTTGATATTATGTTTGATCTTCCAAAATATAAAAATAAAACTATAACTATTACAAAAGAAGTTGTTCAAAAAACAAAAGAACCAAAAGTTGCATAA
- the ribE gene encoding riboflavin synthase: protein MFTGLIREMAKVVSFQNNYLTLKAKYQPKIGDSIAINGACLTVVKIASGTFSVELSPESQKILAMENYKDEVHIEPAMMMGDRFEGHIVQGHVDCLGTIKTIKQNGNSTDFFITLPSEYLKYIIPKGSVTIDGVSLTVNEVLKDSFRLTIIPHTIENTLFKRYKIGTKVNLETDMFARYIYNMFKPKDEKKDKLTWTEVEKIMATY, encoded by the coding sequence GTGTTTACAGGACTTATAAGAGAGATGGCAAAGGTTGTTAGTTTTCAAAATAACTATTTAACTCTAAAAGCTAAATATCAGCCAAAAATAGGTGATTCAATTGCAATAAATGGAGCTTGTTTAACAGTTGTAAAAATAGCAAGTGGTACTTTTAGTGTTGAACTTTCACCAGAATCACAAAAAATCCTTGCAATGGAAAACTATAAAGATGAGGTTCATATAGAACCTGCTATGATGATGGGTGATAGATTTGAGGGTCATATTGTTCAAGGGCATGTTGATTGTTTAGGAACTATAAAAACTATAAAACAAAACGGTAATTCAACGGACTTTTTCATAACATTACCAAGTGAATATCTAAAATATATTATCCCAAAAGGAAGTGTTACAATAGATGGAGTTTCTTTAACTGTAAATGAAGTTCTAAAAGACTCTTTTAGGCTTACAATCATTCCTCATACAATTGAAAATACTCTGTTTAAAAGATATAAAATAGGAACAAAAGTAAATCTTGAAACTGATATGTTTGCAAGATATATTTATAATATGTTCAAACCAAAAGATGAAAAAAAAGATAAATTAACTTGGACAGAGGTAGAAAAGATAATGGCTACTTATTAG
- the mreC gene encoding rod shape-determining protein MreC, with product MRKLIFIFLFIIASLSYLFEVDEILVKKFSFFNDLKISYINKAISISSSFEKYFNQAETIEKLKDENKELKEYKILYSTTKKQLDSIKEFLIHVEIPEIRPEIELVKVLSYINFNDFTKVWLDKVPQDDRILGLITENSAAGIIVNKNGRSIGLLNGNKDCSYAVFIGESKSPGIITSGENGSELEIKYIPIWAEINKGDEVITSGMDNIFFEGLKVGIVTEVINSAEMKIAKVKPYVNVLKKKYFYTYKNLETPEETKALVEEKTNK from the coding sequence ATGCGTAAACTCATATTTATCTTCCTATTTATAATAGCAAGCTTATCTTACCTCTTTGAGGTAGATGAGATTCTTGTTAAAAAATTCTCTTTTTTTAATGATTTAAAAATATCTTATATAAACAAGGCTATAAGTATCTCTTCATCATTTGAGAAATATTTTAATCAAGCAGAAACTATTGAAAAATTGAAAGATGAAAATAAAGAGTTAAAAGAGTACAAAATTCTTTATTCAACAACTAAAAAACAGTTAGATTCTATAAAAGAATTTTTAATTCATGTTGAAATTCCAGAAATTAGACCTGAAATTGAACTTGTAAAAGTTTTATCATATATAAACTTCAATGATTTTACAAAAGTTTGGTTAGATAAAGTTCCTCAAGATGATAGAATTTTAGGTTTAATTACTGAAAATAGTGCCGCAGGAATTATCGTAAATAAAAATGGTCGTTCTATTGGATTATTAAATGGTAATAAAGATTGTTCTTATGCTGTCTTTATTGGTGAAAGCAAAAGCCCTGGAATTATAACTTCAGGTGAAAATGGTAGTGAATTAGAAATAAAATATATCCCTATTTGGGCAGAAATAAATAAAGGTGATGAAGTTATAACTTCAGGGATGGATAATATATTTTTTGAAGGACTAAAAGTAGGAATTGTAACAGAAGTTATAAATTCAGCAGAAATGAAAATTGCAAAAGTTAAACCTTATGTAAATGTTTTAAAAAAGAAATACTTCTACACTTATAAAAATCTTGAAACTCCTGAAGAGACTAAAGCTCTTGTTGAAGAAAAAACTAATAAGTAG
- the fabZ gene encoding 3-hydroxyacyl-ACP dehydratase FabZ, with protein sequence MLDIMQIQEILPHRYPLLLVDRITDMELKKSIKGFKNISISEPAFQGHFPGHPIYPGVLILEGMAQCGGVLALKSSDMTDEEMKQKVIYFMSIDKAKFRNPVRPGDRLDYELEVVRMKSSLMTLVGKAYVDGKLTAEAELKAMIVDK encoded by the coding sequence ATGTTAGATATTATGCAAATTCAAGAAATCCTTCCTCATAGATACCCTTTATTACTTGTGGATAGAATTACAGATATGGAATTAAAAAAATCTATTAAAGGTTTTAAAAACATCTCTATTTCAGAACCAGCTTTCCAAGGACATTTCCCAGGTCATCCAATTTATCCAGGTGTATTAATTTTAGAAGGTATGGCTCAATGTGGTGGTGTTTTAGCTTTAAAAAGCTCTGATATGACAGATGAAGAGATGAAACAAAAAGTAATCTATTTTATGAGTATTGATAAAGCAAAATTTAGAAATCCTGTACGTCCAGGTGATAGATTAGATTATGAATTAGAAGTTGTTAGAATGAAAAGTTCTTTAATGACTTTAGTTGGAAAAGCTTATGTTGATGGAAAACTTACAGCAGAAGCAGAACTTAAAGCTATGATAGTTGATAAATAA
- the lpxA gene encoding acyl-ACP--UDP-N-acetylglucosamine O-acyltransferase — MNNIHKTAIIEEGAILGDNITIGAFTIIGKDVKIGDGTIIDSHTLIDGKTTIGKNNHIFSHASIGTIPQDLKFNGEDVELIIGDNNKIREYTLFNPGTIGGGSVTKIGSNNLFMGYVHVAHDCIIGDNCIFANGATLAGHVECDDFVVVGGLTPIHQFCKIGTQVMIGGASAVAQDIPPFCLAEGNKAVLRGLNLTGLRRRFDNREDIDAIKHAYRELFESGKPLQEIARELFENDENKYVKELASFVINTKRGIPFNRK, encoded by the coding sequence ATGAATAATATTCACAAAACAGCAATAATAGAAGAAGGTGCCATTCTTGGTGATAATATCACAATAGGTGCGTTCACAATTATTGGAAAAGATGTAAAAATAGGTGATGGAACAATAATCGATTCTCATACACTAATAGATGGAAAAACTACTATTGGGAAAAATAATCATATTTTTTCACATGCAAGTATAGGTACTATTCCTCAAGATTTGAAATTCAATGGTGAAGATGTTGAGTTAATCATTGGAGACAATAATAAAATAAGAGAATATACTTTATTTAATCCAGGAACTATTGGTGGAGGAAGCGTAACTAAAATAGGAAGTAACAACTTATTTATGGGTTATGTTCATGTTGCTCATGATTGTATTATTGGAGATAATTGTATTTTTGCAAATGGAGCAACACTTGCTGGACATGTTGAATGTGATGATTTTGTAGTTGTTGGGGGATTAACTCCTATTCATCAATTTTGTAAAATTGGAACTCAAGTTATGATAGGAGGAGCAAGTGCTGTTGCTCAAGATATTCCTCCTTTTTGTTTAGCAGAAGGTAATAAAGCCGTTTTAAGAGGATTAAACTTAACTGGTTTAAGAAGAAGATTTGATAACAGAGAAGATATAGATGCAATAAAACATGCATATAGAGAACTTTTTGAATCAGGTAAACCTTTACAAGAAATAGCTCGTGAGCTATTTGAAAATGATGAAAATAAATATGTAAAAGAACTAGCTAGTTTTGTTATTAATACAAAACGAGGTATTCCTTTTAACAGAAAGTAA
- a CDS encoding epoxyqueuosine reductase QueH — MLVHICCAVDSHYFLEKIQEEFPNEELVGYFYDPNIHPYSEYRLRYLDVEYSCKKLGIPLLEGPYNLEEWLKKVKGMEHLPEKGDRCTVCYDDRLDVSVQKALELGHDKFTTSLLISPKKSQEKLEIIGEKLTKQTGVEFIFRDYRSGNGGVIQGEKVKENSLYRQNYCGCLFGLSAQREIQKKIMDEMFNPISNQILPESIEERLELYQKRNDYEDLQKKYKIIKQRFLNYRLLSGKVKIAKKIVPSYIMCYSTINRNNTNGRIEYTKDGINYLNRDEVKIIDITTFNLFANSSYKNVKELMYNSLDFYKELEIRNMILKNPYDLSALIVIDEIIDDKYEIEINSITYEDTKEELI; from the coding sequence TTGTTAGTTCATATTTGTTGTGCAGTTGATAGTCACTATTTTTTAGAAAAAATACAAGAAGAGTTTCCAAATGAGGAGTTAGTAGGTTATTTTTATGACCCTAATATTCATCCATATAGTGAGTATAGACTTAGATATTTAGATGTAGAATATTCGTGTAAAAAATTAGGTATTCCACTTTTAGAAGGACCTTATAATCTTGAAGAGTGGTTAAAAAAAGTAAAAGGGATGGAACATTTACCTGAAAAAGGTGATAGATGTACTGTTTGTTATGATGATAGATTAGATGTTTCAGTTCAAAAAGCTCTTGAATTAGGACATGATAAATTTACAACTTCTTTATTAATTTCTCCCAAAAAATCTCAAGAAAAACTTGAAATTATTGGTGAAAAACTAACTAAACAAACAGGTGTTGAGTTTATTTTTAGAGATTATAGAAGTGGAAATGGTGGAGTAATTCAAGGAGAAAAAGTAAAAGAAAACTCTTTATATAGACAAAACTATTGTGGTTGTTTATTTGGTTTATCTGCTCAAAGAGAGATTCAAAAAAAGATAATGGATGAGATGTTTAATCCTATTTCAAATCAAATACTTCCTGAATCAATTGAAGAAAGACTTGAACTTTATCAAAAAAGAAATGATTATGAAGATTTACAAAAAAAATACAAAATCATCAAACAAAGATTTTTAAATTATCGGCTATTAAGTGGAAAAGTTAAAATTGCAAAAAAAATTGTCCCTTCATATATCATGTGTTATTCAACTATAAACAGAAATAATACAAATGGAAGAATCGAATATACAAAAGATGGGATAAATTATCTTAATCGGGATGAAGTAAAAATCATAGATATTACAACTTTTAATCTATTTGCAAATAGTTCATACAAAAATGTAAAAGAGCTTATGTACAACTCTTTGGATTTTTACAAAGAGTTAGAAATTAGAAATATGATTTTAAAAAATCCTTATGATTTAAGTGCATTAATAGTAATAGATGAAATTATTGATGATAAATATGAAATAGAGATTAACTCTATAACTTATGAAGATACAAAAGAAGAACTAATATGA